A DNA window from Maribellus comscasis contains the following coding sequences:
- a CDS encoding DUF3732 domain-containing protein encodes MKFILHEIKLWFKDENAEPKSYLFLANKINVVTGDSTTGKTSFWNIIDYCLLSGKVTIANTIIEKVLWFGIHFTINDKEISIVRKTPINGAVSSEVHFNKGALPDKPESNITVSEIKSKLDEEYGITDALRFPYGKESGKSTFNLSYRHFLLFNSLTQTIIDAPETYFDTTFYGKDEYDEALGHIFDLVIGVNDLKNIKAKEKLKEIEAELKKIQNQETKNQRKTKNFELGILRLIEKCKKYNFIDYSEYFENVNEEITVIQEIIANTRKVAKNAQLFNEIDNLYKRKNEIQAQINAINQYQKEFDLYKKNLDKSADSLQPIEFLNQKLSDQLIDSYETKMFIESLESSLKNIRENLSKKVTKPLKVSGDIIELRGQLQEIDKKIYQLNEIKKNYLAEGEKFIALGEIKHEFEQIQKEKLITPIDTIKLNKLNEEKGRLASVPADTEQIKYTMKTLLNESIQRNYSQLKSLTAYNDYRTVFDDSKMILKLYPPSDQLQFPLENVGSASNYMFMHLCVYLGLHEHVIKIQENHIPKFLFIDQPSKPYYEGNNDDKVKLLDAFTLLNSFVDYILIQKKQHFQIFMVEHASKEYWEENNLFHFHTVDEFIDGKGLIPSEVYNK; translated from the coding sequence ATGAAATTCATACTGCACGAAATAAAGCTCTGGTTCAAAGATGAAAATGCAGAACCTAAAAGTTATCTTTTTTTAGCGAATAAAATAAATGTTGTTACCGGCGATTCAACTACTGGAAAGACCAGCTTTTGGAATATAATAGATTATTGCCTTCTGTCAGGAAAAGTAACTATTGCAAATACAATTATTGAAAAAGTACTGTGGTTTGGCATTCATTTTACAATAAACGACAAAGAAATATCAATAGTCAGGAAGACACCAATTAATGGGGCTGTTTCTTCTGAAGTACATTTCAATAAAGGAGCTTTACCGGACAAGCCTGAAAGCAATATAACGGTATCGGAGATAAAGTCAAAGCTTGACGAAGAATACGGAATAACGGATGCTCTTAGATTTCCTTATGGAAAAGAATCAGGCAAATCAACGTTTAACCTCTCATACAGGCATTTCTTACTCTTTAATTCGTTAACACAAACTATTATAGATGCACCTGAGACCTATTTTGATACTACATTTTATGGTAAAGATGAATACGATGAAGCTTTGGGGCATATTTTCGATTTAGTTATTGGTGTCAATGATTTGAAAAATATCAAAGCCAAAGAAAAATTGAAAGAAATAGAAGCAGAGCTAAAGAAAATACAAAATCAGGAAACAAAGAACCAGAGAAAAACTAAAAATTTTGAACTGGGTATTTTAAGGCTAATTGAAAAATGCAAAAAATATAACTTCATAGACTATTCAGAATATTTTGAAAATGTGAATGAGGAAATAACAGTAATTCAGGAAATTATTGCTAATACCAGGAAAGTTGCAAAAAATGCACAACTATTTAATGAGATAGATAATTTGTACAAAAGAAAAAATGAGATACAGGCTCAAATTAATGCTATCAATCAATATCAAAAAGAATTTGACCTATACAAAAAGAACTTGGATAAATCGGCTGATAGCCTCCAACCAATCGAGTTTTTGAATCAAAAACTTTCAGACCAACTAATCGATTCATACGAAACAAAAATGTTTATAGAATCTCTGGAAAGTTCTTTAAAAAATATCAGGGAAAACCTTTCCAAAAAAGTTACAAAACCATTAAAAGTATCAGGAGATATTATAGAATTGAGGGGGCAATTACAGGAAATCGATAAAAAGATTTACCAATTGAATGAAATTAAAAAGAACTATCTGGCAGAAGGTGAAAAGTTTATTGCTTTAGGCGAAATAAAACATGAATTTGAGCAAATACAAAAAGAAAAACTAATTACCCCCATAGATACAATAAAGCTAAATAAATTAAACGAAGAAAAAGGTCGTTTAGCCAGTGTTCCGGCGGACACAGAACAGATAAAATATACAATGAAAACATTGTTAAATGAAAGTATTCAACGCAATTACAGTCAACTAAAATCGTTAACAGCATATAATGATTACAGGACGGTTTTCGATGATTCTAAAATGATTTTAAAATTATATCCCCCTTCAGACCAGCTTCAATTTCCATTGGAAAATGTTGGGAGTGCTTCAAATTACATGTTTATGCACCTATGTGTTTATTTAGGGTTGCATGAACACGTAATTAAAATTCAGGAAAATCATATACCTAAGTTTTTATTTATCGACCAACCCAGTAAGCCATATTATGAAGGGAACAATGATGATAAGGTAAAATTGCTTGATGCGTTCACTCTGCTAAATTCGTTTGTTGATTATATTTTGATACAGAAAAAACAACACTTTCAAATTTTCATGGTTGAACATGCCTCTAAAGAATATTGGGAAGAAAATAACTTGTTTCATTTTCACACTGTTGACGAATTTATTGATGGAAAAGGTTTAATTCCAAGTGAAGTTTATAACAAATAA